The segment TCTGCTCCACGGGGATGTCCTGCCACCGAAAGCGAGGTTCGCGTTGCCGAATCTCGACGTGACCCTGGAGCCTTCCCTGTCGGTGCGGCAGTGGCGGGTGGTCAACGACTTCGCTATGGGCCCGGAGTCGTGGGGCATCGCCGACTACCGTCCGGTTCTGGATCAGCTCGCGAAAATGAAGTTCAACCGCATTTTCGTCAGTCTCTACACCTACCAGCCCTTCCTGGACATCGAGGCCGGCGGCATCAGGCGCACGAGGGCGAGCCTGTGGTATGACTTTCGGTACCCGATCACCGACGACATGCCCGGGCGCTTTCTTTTCGGCGACGAGACGGAGTTCTGGAACCCCGATCTGCCCCGCGGCGCGGACTACGAGGCGTTCGCCGAGGCCGGACAGCGCCACGTTCGGGCGATCATGGACTACGCGCGGAGCCGCGGGATGGACGTGGTGGTGTCCGCCACCCTCACCGAGTTCCCGCCTGAATTCGAGCCGCTGTTACCCGGAGCAGAGAAGGTGCACCAACTTGCCGAGATGGGCATTGTGCCCGGTAAGGACACAAGCATCGACGATCCGGGGCTGGAAACTCTGGCGAAAGCAGTGCTGCGATCAACGGTTACCACGTATCCGCAGGCGGACTTCATCGCCCTGGGTACGCCGGAGTTCCGGCAATGGACCGAGCACCATGAAGCGGCTTGGGATGCACTGGACGAGAAGTATGGGATTGAGCGGGTGATCTCGTTGCCGGAAGTGCTCGCGCGGGCCAGGCAGAGGACTGGCTACCCTGGCGGTGCCGACCGCGCGCTTGCGGAAGTGCAGGGGGATATCGTGATCCTGTACTTCTACGACCGGCTGCTGTCCGACCCCGCGACCTTTGCCGGCACCGGACGCGAGGGCGTGAAGGTCGTGCTGAACAGCATCTCCGAGGAACTCCTGCCCATCCTTCCGCTAGTGTTGCCGCCGGGCTCGGAGATATTGAACTTCATCGACTACACCCCCTCGCGCATCGTGAAGCGACGGGATGTCTTGAGCAATATGCCCGTGGGCGACATGCCGGTGAGCCTGATCTACACCCTGCACGATGACAATGTGGGGGTGCTGCCGCAGTTGATGACCCGGCCGCTGCACGAACTCACCTGCGACCTGCGCGACAACCACTGGTCGGGCTTCTCCACACGGTACTGGATGATCGGGGACCATGATCCATGCCTGGCGTATCTCTCGCGGGCTGCATGGGATCGGTCCGCAACACCCGACGAAGTTTACCGAGATCAGATCGCCGCCATCTGCGGGGAAGCGGCTGTTGGGGACATGCTGGTCGCGTTCTCGGAGTTGGAAGCAGCCACGGAGGTGCTCGAATGGGAGGCCCTGGGCCTCGCCTTCCCGATCCCGGGCATGATGATGAAACACTGGCAGCCCGGAGAAGCGCCCGAGTATCTCCACCGGGTGAGAGACGGGTATGCCCGGGCGCGTGATGCAGCGCAGAGAGCAATGGCTGCGGTTCCGGGGGAACGCAGGGATTACGCGCGGTACTGGGCAGGCCGCCTGGACTTCGGGGTGGCGTACATTGACGCTATCCTGGCGATCCGCTCTGCCGCGACGGCCGAGGCGGAAGGCGACAGGGCGCGCGCTCTCGCTCTGGCGGAGAATGCGCTCGCATCTGCGGTCAGCGGCCTGGAGCAGTTCGCGGCGGTAGCAAGAGACAGGTCCGATCTGGGCGCCATCGCGACGATGGGGGAGTACGTGTACCGACCCTTGAAGGACAAGGTCGCGCAGCTCCGAGACTGAGGGAAGGCGGCAAGCACCATGCAGATATCACGTCGCAGGTTCATCGCCGGTACTGCTTGCAGCATCGCGGCGACGGCTATCGCGTCAACCGCTCGGGCCGAGGACACCCTGGTCGCCGAACGCCGGCGTGCGGCCCACCGGACGCGCAGGATCATCTTCAATAACGATGGAGACGACGCCTGGTACGCCACTGCTCCAACCGCTGAGGCATTTCTGGCCACACGGCTCGCGCCCTGCGTCAATACGCAGGTCGACACGGTAACCTACTGCACCACCGCAGACACCGGGCTGTACACACACCGGAGCAATGTCGCGGAGCTGTTCACCCGACCTCACCCGGGGGTGCCCATTTCGAGCGAAGTGCGGCTCGTAGAGCGACTAGCCGAACAGGGCACCGATGTGCTGGAGATTGCCGTGGACTTTCTGCACCGTAATGGCAAGGAAGTCTGGTGGTCACACCGGATGAATGGAATGGAGGACATGGTTGCGGGCTTCCTGCTCGGCAGCTACAAAGCCGAGCACCCGGAATGGTGGCTGGGCGCCGAGGGCGACGACAGGAAATACCCGCCGGGAGATCACCGGCACTGGTACCGGGTTCTGGATTACGGTGTGCCGCAGGTGCGTGAGCACGTCCTGTCGATCATCGGCGAGGTCATTGAGAACTACGATATCGACGGCGTTGAACTGGACTACCTGCGGGACCCGTGGCTGTTCAGGGAGACATTCAGCGATCCAATCAAGGCGGTGACTGAGGAGCACTGCCATGTGATGGTCGACTTCCACCGGCAAGTAAGGAGCATGCTTGATGCCAAGGCCAAGAGGATCGGCCGTCCGTTGCTTCAGATCCTCCGCGTCCCCAAGTGGCCGGAGCTTTCGCGGTTTGTCGGTCTGGACATCGAGGCCAACCTGCGCAGCGGCGCGGTCGATGTGCTGGTGGGAAGCGGCGGCTACACACCCTTCGCGATGCCGCCGGTTCCCTTCATCGAGTTGGCCCATCGCTACCACGTCCCCGCATACGTGTGCATCAGCCGGTCGGGTATGAAATCGCGCGGGGCAAACAGCCTCCGCGACGCTCTTCCCGCCTGGCGCGGTGCTGCGATGAACCTGTGGGATGCCGGCGCGGATGGACAGTACATCTTCAATACCATGCCCAATGAAGGGGACCTGCCGTTGCAGGTCATGCGTGAGATCGGTGACCCCGGTACGCTCGACGGCAGGGAGATGCTCTTCTGCCTGGATAGCCGCGAGCATCTGGCCGGGGCCGGCTGGACAGCGCCGGTCATCAAGCTCGATGAGCTCCTCCCGATCGCCCTCAAGGACGGCGCGACCACAGCCTGCGAGTTCTACGTCGGCACCGATGTGACCACGTTCCGCAGCCCGAAAATCAACCTGCGGCTGTTCTGTCGAGGCACAAGTGTCGGCGACAGCGTGACGGTCTTGCTGAATGGCGCGGAACTGGCGACCATTTCAGGGCTCGCGACCGCAGGCGACTTCATCGACGTTCCCGTGGGCGTGGAACAGGTCCGGTATCGGACAAACCAGCTTGGCCTGAGACTTCGGCGAGTCGGGAACCCACAGGAAGAAGCGCAACTGGTGCATTTTGAGCTTACAGTCAGCCCGCAGGGATAGCCTGGCACGTGAAGGGAGACTGGTTCATGAGACTGGTGCTGGACAGGCGAGCGTTCATCAGGGCGTCGGCGGGAATTGCGGGAGCCGGACTGGTGTTCTCGGGCAGCGCCGGGGCTGCCGGCCCGCAGGACGAACCGGCCGAGCATGCCCGGCTCCGAGAGGCCGCGCGAAGGCGCAGACGCAGGATCATCTACAACAACGATGGCTGCGACATCATGTTCGCAGGCGCCGGGACCCGCGAAGGGTTCCTGAATCAGCGCTTCAACCACGCGCTGAATACCCAGGTGGACAGCATCTTCTATTGCACCGGTGAGACCACCTGTTTCTCCCACCTGGCGCAGGTGGGAGAAACGTACGGTGAATACTGCACCGAATCCTCCGGGGAGATGGCCCTGAACACCAGGGGCAACATCGCATCCCTGAAGGACGCGGGGCTGGATGTGCTCCAGATCGCGGTGGAGTTCTGCCACGCCAACGGCATCGAGATCTTTTTCAGCCACCGGATCAACGACATTCACGACACTTACGTTGACTGGTTGCTGGGCCGGTGGAAGCGCGAGCACCCCGAGTACCTGATGGGCACTCGCGAGGAGGCTGCAAGAGCAGGTGGAGGCGATTCGCCGCGGCACTGGTGGTCAGCGCTGGACTTCGAGAAGCCCGAAGTGCTTGATTACCTGGTAGCGATCGAGGAGGACGTTTGCCGCCGCTATGACATCGACGGGGTTGAGATCGACTACTTCCGCTCCCCCATGTTCTTCCGGCCGAATCTCGACTTCCAGCCCGCCACCGAAACGCAGGTGGGGATCCTTACGGGCTTCCAGCGTCGCCTGCGGGAGCTGACCGTCCGCCTCGGGACACAACGGGGCCGCCCTATACTCATGGCAACCCGAGTGCCTGCCACAGTGCAAAGATGCCGCCACGTGGGCATCGACGTGGAGAGCTGGTTGCGCGAGGGACTGACAGACCTGCTTCCCATCGGTGGCGGCTATGTACCCTTCACCGAACCCATCGACGAGATGATCGCGCTGGGCCACGCCCATGGTGTGCCGGTCTACCCGACCATCAGCGCCTCAGGGATGCGGGGCCGGGAGCAGAGGTACGGCTCGATCGAGGCGTGGCGTGGGGCTGCGTCCAATGCGTGGCACAGAGGCGCCGACGGTATCTACATCTTCAATCTCTTCCCCGCCGGGCCGGATCCGCGGTTCCGGGAGCTAGGTTCGCCGGAGACCCTCGCGGGACTGGACAAGCTCTTCGTCATCGACAACATGCGGGTTCTCGAAGGGGACCTGGTCCAGGGCATTGAGCAGAGCCAGGCCCTGCCACGTCCGATCCCGCGGGATGGTTCGCCGCTGCGCGCGATCCTGCCGGTGGGCGACGACTTCAGCCGTCAAGCGCCCAGGGGTATCACAATGCGGCTGCAGGTCCAGCCCGCCGATCTCGTCGCCGATCTGAGAGTCGCGCTGAACGGGTTGACTATCGCGCCAACGGCCAGGGACAGCGCGAGTGGCTGGCTGACCTTCGCGCCGGAAGCCGCGGCGTTCAAGGCTGGCGATAACGCCGTAGATTTGTCTCTTCCTGCCATGCAAAGCGAGGTGGACGGCGCCCAGCTGCTCGCGGTGGAGCTGGCTGTGCGGTACTGAGAGCCAGACCCCGTCTGTCTGACGCCGTGGGTGCTGACCTGCCGGTCCGCACGTTGTTTTCTTGCATGTGCTCGGCCACCGGGGCCGAGGGCTCGTTACGCCATAGGTGGCGCGATTTCGGCGAGGAGAGCCTGCGCCGGTTCCGCGTCGATGACCAGCACCGCGATGACGCCGGAGTACTTGATGAAGCAGCGCAAAGCGTGGGGGCGCTCCGCGGTTCCGGTCGCCATGACCACCGTGCCCAGGGTCTGCTTCGTCTTCTCCTCGTCCGTGCGGGACTTATTGGCCACGCGGATGAAGTCACCGAGGGTTGGGGTCAGAAACCGCGCCTTGGCGGTGCTGATCGGTTCG is part of the Armatimonadota bacterium genome and harbors:
- a CDS encoding family 10 glycosylhydrolase; its protein translation is MQISRRRFIAGTACSIAATAIASTARAEDTLVAERRRAAHRTRRIIFNNDGDDAWYATAPTAEAFLATRLAPCVNTQVDTVTYCTTADTGLYTHRSNVAELFTRPHPGVPISSEVRLVERLAEQGTDVLEIAVDFLHRNGKEVWWSHRMNGMEDMVAGFLLGSYKAEHPEWWLGAEGDDRKYPPGDHRHWYRVLDYGVPQVREHVLSIIGEVIENYDIDGVELDYLRDPWLFRETFSDPIKAVTEEHCHVMVDFHRQVRSMLDAKAKRIGRPLLQILRVPKWPELSRFVGLDIEANLRSGAVDVLVGSGGYTPFAMPPVPFIELAHRYHVPAYVCISRSGMKSRGANSLRDALPAWRGAAMNLWDAGADGQYIFNTMPNEGDLPLQVMREIGDPGTLDGREMLFCLDSREHLAGAGWTAPVIKLDELLPIALKDGATTACEFYVGTDVTTFRSPKINLRLFCRGTSVGDSVTVLLNGAELATISGLATAGDFIDVPVGVEQVRYRTNQLGLRLRRVGNPQEEAQLVHFELTVSPQG
- a CDS encoding family 10 glycosylhydrolase — translated: MRLVLDRRAFIRASAGIAGAGLVFSGSAGAAGPQDEPAEHARLREAARRRRRRIIYNNDGCDIMFAGAGTREGFLNQRFNHALNTQVDSIFYCTGETTCFSHLAQVGETYGEYCTESSGEMALNTRGNIASLKDAGLDVLQIAVEFCHANGIEIFFSHRINDIHDTYVDWLLGRWKREHPEYLMGTREEAARAGGGDSPRHWWSALDFEKPEVLDYLVAIEEDVCRRYDIDGVEIDYFRSPMFFRPNLDFQPATETQVGILTGFQRRLRELTVRLGTQRGRPILMATRVPATVQRCRHVGIDVESWLREGLTDLLPIGGGYVPFTEPIDEMIALGHAHGVPVYPTISASGMRGREQRYGSIEAWRGAASNAWHRGADGIYIFNLFPAGPDPRFRELGSPETLAGLDKLFVIDNMRVLEGDLVQGIEQSQALPRPIPRDGSPLRAILPVGDDFSRQAPRGITMRLQVQPADLVADLRVALNGLTIAPTARDSASGWLTFAPEAAAFKAGDNAVDLSLPAMQSEVDGAQLLAVELAVRY